The window GCAGTCCACCTGCAAGGCTTCATGAAATATACAAACTCGACTTGAACATCCAAAAAAAGATCATCATCAGCCGACAACATCGGCATGGCATCTTactgtctctttttcctAGTCTaactctcctcctccctgACTCATTAGGTCGGTTTCGTGTCCAAAATCCGGAATCTGTTCCATTTTGCAGTTATCGCAACGCTTGTGCCCACAGGGAATTTCCATGCACTGACTACTTATTTGGTAATTTTCAGGGTGGTTGCAGGCGCACTACTCGTCGCGTTAGATATACCAAATACATATAGTAAAGTCAATGTGTAGCAACTTACGCATATCCAGATAACGTTGAGTCTCTTAGCAGAGCGCATATCCAAATTGTCCGCTGCCTTTCGCTTCTTCACGGCTCCAGACGAAGCTGCCACAGCCTTCGGCTTCTTGCCAGAGTCAGAATCTCCCTCTGCCAGTTTATCTTCAAGATAGCACCAGTCAGCCATGGTTTTCTTCGGCAGGCCCTCTTTTCCAAATAGGTGATTATCAATGTGATCGCATCTCTTTGTCCATGAATTGACAACCTTCTCATTAATTTCAATGAATTCATCGCAAAACCCACACCAGAAGCGTGGGTCGCAATGGCGACCCAGCCTGCAGCTTTCTAGCTTATTCTCAATTATCTGACTATCTTCCACATTATGATCATGCTGAAGGTGAGTCTTGAATAGCTCTCGACGAGGCAAAACCTTGTCGCAGCGAGGGTAATCACAGTTCCAGGATTCCATCTGGAAATGCTGGCTACTCTCGTGCCTTTTCCAGTCATTCTTACTGCCGAACATCTTGTGACACGTTTTATAAGTACATCCATAAGGTTTTTGATGTCGTTTCATATGCTTCCTGAAATGATATATTAGTTACCGTTTCGATGTGACACATGATGAGTTGGCCAAGGGCAGGTAGAATATATTTACCTAAGTTCACACGCCCGTGAGAATGGTTTGTGGCATTTTCCACACCTGAATGGAATTTTCGATTGGCGCTCTGTTTGATCATTGGGAGCAGTACTCTCATTTTGTGCCTGTTCTTCATGTTTTAGAGCTTTTTCTAGTAAATCTTTAGGGACGGCCTTGAGAAGCGAAAGAACATCCAAAGAGCCATTTTTATCTGATAGAATGCTTTTTAGAAGCTCCGCGGGATTGGGTGAATTGGCAGGTTCTTTTGTAGACGTTCTGGAGACCTTATCCATATCATTGTCTGCTTCTTGGGATCCAGATATGCCGCTTTGAGGAGCACTGTCTTTAGACTGGCTAGATAAATCGAGCGGCATGGTCTCAAGTGCTAATGAGTCATGGTGGTCAAGCACTTCATCTGCAGCCTCGACTGGGTTGCCTTCTTCCTGGTCAATGTTTTCTTGCGCCAGCTCATCATGAGGGAGCGCCGCCGCGGAACCTTCCAAAGACTCCCCACGTACTGGAATCCTAGCGATGGCATCACTGGCAAGAGACTGGGGACCAAGAGCTGTGGCCAGTTTGAGGTCGTCTAGGATATTTGATCGCGCCAATTGCGAGTCGCACCCGCTTCGTGGGCACTGTGTGGTTAACAACAAATGATTCTGCTTTAGAGATTCGTTTTGTAACTGGCCCAGTGCAGCTGTTGGGAGCTGGCTACTCCGCAAATCAGGCGAATCTTGCACCTGTGTCGGTCGAGACTCTGGATCAACATCAGCAACCGAGGATCCCACACCTCGGAGGGCATGTAGCTCGGTTTCATCTGGCCTATTGGCAATGGTTTAGTGTTTTAGTTTGTAGAGTAAAAAATAGGGGCATCAAAAGTACATACTGGTCACGGTGATGCCTATTATCGTCGCCGTCTACACCATGAATGCGAGCTAAATGAGCTTGGAGGCCATCGGCAGTCGGCCACCCAGATTCTTTTCCCTGGGAACAGCCACTATGGCGACACGTATATAGATGCGCATGGGGGGTTAGTGCTGATGGCGATTCGGAATGGATGGGTCCGACACGGATGCCAGCGGTTATAAATCTGCCATCTCGGAATTCATGCGGTTTTGTTGGTACTGGGCTGTAAATGAGATGTTAGCATCTCATCTATATATAACGGCTTGATTCAATTGTAAAGAAAGGATAGCACATGCTGGTAACGATAGCTTCTcaaatcatcatctgcttTAAGCGTTATATTATGAGCGCGAGTCAAATGGCTCCGGAAGTTATCAGCTCTTGGCCAGAGTTTCTCCTTCTTAAGGATACAAGGTTCATGGGTGCAGATAAAGATGGGCCCATTGTTATCATGCTCACGGTGAACCGTTCTCTTATGTCTACTGAGATCGTTGGTCGTGCTGAATCCCTGAATAGCCTTGGGGCATTTTTCGTAATCGCACTTATACGGCTTATTATGCCTGTGGTTATGTTTTCTATGACATATTAGTAAGTAGGTGCCGAGGAGGAACCTCGAGCATATTTGTTATATGCCAAACGTACTTGAGCTCTGATTTTGTCTTGACATTGGCCCCACATACGTTACAGTGGTGGAGTTTAGCATTGGCAGATTGGCGAGATGCCATCACAGGCGTCTTATACATCGGGACCGTAGAAGTGAGATTCAGGTCCCCAATACCAATAAGCTGTTCCGCCGTCTGGGTATCCAGGAGCACAGCTTCCGTATACCTATCATTTTCATTGACAGATGTGACGCTCTCAATAGCGCTGTATGTAGTGCGACTGCCTCCGTAGCCAGAGTCTAGAGCGGTATCGCAATCAGAGGGCACAGGAGGGCTTCTAAAGTCTTGGAAGCGTGATCCTGTGTTATAGGCATATGTGGACGAGCGAGATGGGTTCAACGACTGTGCCGGCTGGATGACACTGGCAGGAAACCAGGGATCATCCGAGCCGGAATAGAACTCATAGAACATGCTATAAGGCTCTGGAACCTGAGGATTCTCCCCACGAGAAGGACTCATGCTGGGCTAGGAGCTAGTGCGGATAGGGCCGTTGGCTGGCGTATACCTGCGTGGCTGCGCACCGCCTGTCGGTGATATATGCGTGTCGATTCTCTACCTCTGAGGCAAACTTGAAGGGAATAGAGATGAGATATAGTCTCAGTGCTGAGCAAAGAAAGGTCCTCGCGAATGTCTTGCTTTGCCCAGTCGATGAGGAAAACTAATATGCGTCGTCGAGGACACAAAACAGCGGGGTTGGCAGTTGGAACACGACGGTATGTGAGGGGCCAGAGTCGGTCTGCGGATGCCCTCAGCCTCAATAACGGGAGTCAAGCGTAACACTGAGTAACAAATAGGAGCAGAGACGAGCCAAGGCACACATGCGCACGCAGCAGAGCCAGGTCGGGCAGCATTAGCCAGCGAAGGGGCACCGTGCTGGGTCGAGCATCACCGCCAAAACTTGTGCCGTGGTTTGCACCAGTGACAGGGACGAAAGAGGTTGAGACTAAGACGAGGCAACCAGAGACCGGCGAGGCAACTAGCTACTAATAATAACAGCTGGCAATGTCCAAAGCTAGCGGTCAACGGCCACGGCGTCGCGCGGACACCCGCTCCTCTCCCGCGATGAAGGATCAAAAGTGCTTGGGGTGGCTGAGATGAGCGTTGGCAGCCAGATCTTTTTGTTGGCAAATGGTGCAGACAGATGGTATCAAGACGCGGGATGTTGTCTCCCGCCCTGCCTCAGTCTGCCGGCCCAGCAGCGCCTCTGGCCAGTGGTGTTTCGTCGATATCGCTGGCGATCCGGAAGGGCGTCCGATATCCGGCACTGAAGCCGCGATGATGAAATGCCTCTCGCCTCACTTTTGCTTTGTTCGGTGAGACGCAGCGTCCAATATGCAGATGCAGTGCACGGGCATAGCACGGGATTCGCTCTGGCCCAATCAGACGGCGCAATTCACCGATAGCGCGCAGTTGCTCAAGGAAAGGAGCATTTTCTCGATGGCAGGAGCCCATGAGCACCCATGAGCAGCCAAGGCAACCGCGACTAACAAGGCAACCACCGCAAGGCAACCGCGAGGCAACCGTCACAAGCGCAGCGCAGACCGCGACCCAGCCCGAAACCCAAGATTTTTCAGCCCCCAAATTGCATTCCCGGCTGCCGTTTGCCGTATCACGACTTTgtccagccagccaagaaTGTTCCATCCTATTCCGTGCATCCTATTCTTTCCTTCCATCCTACTCTTTCCACCCTCTTCATTTATTCTTCATGgcgttttccttcttttttctttagtaatCTTCTTTTATCCAattccctttctttcctttcctattttttcccctcttcccaCCTCTTCCcacctcttccatctccactCCTTTCTGCGCACTGGCGACGCAACACACTCTTGGCTCTCAACCAACTTGGCGTATGCCGTGCAGATGTCGCTACCAGCACAGCCCTCGGCCTATGCCACAAATCACGATTCATATCGCCACCATCTGCGTTCATCTTGCGCCGCTTGTCGCATGTCCACGTTGCGGGTCTGATAATCTGCGGCCATGTAAATTTCGTGGCTCCTGTTATGATCCATTGTACTTGCTGCCGCATaagctgaggctgctgccccGGTTTTCTTGGCCAGGCAAACAATTTGCCTTGCATTGGGTTTATAAGCCAGCGCTTGATCTGGGGTTTGGCTCATTTAATCAAGCGATGTAGGAAGCTGCTCCTGACCTGTCGTGAAATGAGAGTGATGATTAGCTTCTGCAGTGCCATGTTATAGAGGTAGGTGGTCGTAAAATGTACCCATAGACTTGTAACAGACTTGAATAGGCAGGTGTAGGGTGGGTTGAAGCGTGTAGAGTAGTAGTGACTTGTTGGAGGGTTGATGCCGAGCTTCAGGAGCTTTACTTTGCGATAGCATGACATATTTCGGCGAACACAACCCTACTTGTAAGAGTTTTGTATAAAGAGTTAGTACTAGAGTTTTGTGAGATTAAATACGCCCGAATCATCTTTTGCGCCGTCTAGATGTTGTTCTCGAAGATATCGGATAGAGtgatggaaagaagaacagTAGTGTTATCTCTGCACTTCCCATTTATAAATCCTTCTCTTTCCGCTAAATGCCGCAGAGTGATCCGAGCGAACTAAAAATAGACCCTGCCTTGAAGCCTTTGGGCAGCTATGggagtaataaaataacatTTAGCGGCAGCCTTGTGCTTACACTGACGCCAGTAGATAATGTTCGGTGTATCTTTCAGCGCCTATAAGATGCAATAGCTAGTGAACACGAGCATTAGAAACAGAAGCTAGGATTTTCTTGCCCTGGGTTATACATGGGCTTCTATGCTGGTAAATTTCAATCTCGTGTTCTATACATGAGTTGTGAAATCACATCCATTAGTTTACCTGTAGATGTAGACGTTCACTAGAGAGACATTGCAGATTTCACACAAGTACTAAGTTGTTTTCCGTTGATATTTGCCTTTCAGAgtaacttctttttttatgcaGGTAGTCtctagatatatataaatatatatatgtgtatatattcATAACATGGCCTAATTCTACTTACAGGCGAATTATTTATACTCTTTATTAGAGATATGATATTATATTGTCAATATCAACCTGTCCATTATCTACCCACATTCACAACGTTGAGTTGTCATGAATCACACAGTACAAGTAGTCTCCCTACTGGCCGAATGGGGCACATGGGGCATGTGCTGAGGATATGGTGGCAGGGGATACGAATTTGTCTCGTAGATTTTATTGATAAAGATTCTTCTGCCCTAAAACTTAAGCGCTTCTGTAATTCATTTCTTTTGTGTATTGAATGAATGTCCGTGTGAAATTATCCACAAACTAAAGCCAGTTTACAATGTAATGTGTAAGTCATTGCAGAAAAGCAGCAACTTTGCTTGTATTACCCTCAAAGATGGGCCCTTGTCGCCAATTATGGATCTGATTGACCAGCCAAGAAATACAAGTCGAAGTATCATTGGAACGTATCTGGGCATACATGGGTATTCCGTGTAACGCTCTCAAAATTCAAATTGCTGCCAATGGCAGATTTAGCAGAAAGGAGTATCTATATTTATTGGATATCAAGGTCAAGACCTCCCCGCCGCACCACGCAGCTTGAAAAATCTACCAAGTACCTACTATCTAGAAGTACAAGATTCTT is drawn from Trichoderma asperellum chromosome 4, complete sequence and contains these coding sequences:
- a CDS encoding uncharacterized protein (EggNog:ENOG41), giving the protein MSPSRGENPQVPEPYSMFYEFYSGSDDPWFPASVIQPAQSLNPSRSSTYAYNTGSRFQDFRSPPVPSDCDTALDSGYGGSRTTYSAIESVTSVNENDRYTEAVLLDTQTAEQLIGIGDLNLTSTVPMYKTPVMASRQSANAKLHHCNVCGANVKTKSELKKHNHRHNKPYKCDYEKCPKAIQGFSTTNDLSRHKRTVHREHDNNGPIFICTHEPCILKKEKLWPRADNFRSHLTRAHNITLKADDDLRSYRYHPVPTKPHEFRDGRFITAGIRVGPIHSESPSALTPHAHLYTCRHSGCSQGKESGWPTADGLQAHLARIHGVDGDDNRHHRDQPDETELHALRGVGSSVADVDPESRPTQVQDSPDLRSSQLPTAALGQLQNESLKQNHLLLTTQCPRSGCDSQLARSNILDDLKLATALGPQSLASDAIARIPVRGESLEGSAAALPHDELAQENIDQEEGNPVEAADEVLDHHDSLALETMPLDLSSQSKDSAPQSGISGSQEADNDMDKVSRTSTKEPANSPNPAELLKSILSDKNGSLDVLSLLKAVPKDLLEKALKHEEQAQNESTAPNDQTERQSKIPFRCGKCHKPFSRACELRKHMKRHQKPYGCTYKTCHKMFGSKNDWKRHESSQHFQMESWNCDYPRCDKVLPRRELFKTHLQHDHNVEDSQIIENKLESCRLGRHCDPRFWCGFCDEFIEINEKVVNSWTKRCDHIDNHLFGKEGLPKKTMADWCYLEDKLAEGDSDSGKKPKAVAASSGAVKKRKAADNLDMRSAKRLNVIWICCACNHPENYQISSQCMEIPCGHKRCDNCKMEQIPDFGHETDLMSQGGGELD